In Alnus glutinosa chromosome 7, dhAlnGlut1.1, whole genome shotgun sequence, the sequence TTTTTGTAAAGAAATGCATTAATTTTAACGGTAGTAATAGTGGTAATGTTGATGATATCAACGAGCTCTAGATCAAACGTCACCGTTTGGCCAATAAGAACAAGATGGAGGGTTAAGTTGTTAGTTTGAGACTCATTGATATCATCAACATTACTACTATTAATACCATTAAAATTAATACTATTGAATTGTTAATGATACAATAACATTAAATTACAAATGTCACCTTTTGGCCAAGGATGTGTTTGTGacttactattaaaaaaatgctattgaattgttgatgatataatTACATTAAACTACAAAAGAGATAGCTGCTTTTGTTTTACATTTTCTTGATCCTTACAAGTAGTTATGTGTCCTTTATTTCTCTTAGTGAAACAGGAATATTTTATTATCATGGTAAAGCAGCCTAAACCACCGAGTAGTGACAGAATCAGCATTCTTCTAGACCATATTGCTCTTCACATCCTTTCATTTCTGGCGATGGAAGATATTGCACGATTGAGCATAGTGTCAAAGCGGTGGCGAGCATTATGCATATCTATTCCATCCTTGACTTTTGACAGCATGCAATATGAAAGCAACCATCTTAAACACGATCACTTTATGGATTTTCTTGATAGGTTCATCCTTCGACGCAGTGGAATAAAGATGCCGCGCTTTTGTGTTCGTTGGATGTCTGAAAAGTGGTATCTGGAAGGATTTCGTGTTCTCACATGGTTGCATTATGCAGTTAGGTCTAGTGTGGAAGTGCTTGATCTCGAACTCGATATACGTAGTGCAGGACTTCTTCAAATGCCACTTGATGTTTACCGTTGTGAATCCTTGAGGTTCCTAACTGTGGATTTGCATGGACGGATTTTGGAACTACCCTCCTCAAATGGATTCACGAAGCTTCAATCGTTAACACTTAAACGTGTTCGAGTTCTTGACAAGCTTTTTGTGGAACAGGTCCTGTCTTTTTGCGAGTCCCTTGATAAATTATGCCTCGATAGTGTTAAAGGGATAAGTAAGATCAATATCAGGTCCTCTTCTCTAAAATTTCTGGAAATTAGGAGTTATGACTACAGTGACCTCTTCCATATTAATGTCTCGGTGGATCTACTTGATGAGTTGATAGTAGGCTGGAAATTTACTTCCTCTGGCAAAAGATCACTGAAAATTGCTGCCCCCCACCTCAAACATTTGACATGGGATGGATTTGGTCCAGATTCCTATTTTTTGGGGAACTTAAAGTGTTTACGTTCTTTTGCATTAAGTCTTGAAGAGCTTTCTAACTCCTCGTACTTGGTGAAGTGTTTCCACAGTGTAAAAGGGATTGAAGATCTAGTGATACATGTGCAGTGTCTTAAGGTAAAGAAACACATGATTTCAAACTCTGATCTTCACTCACTTTGGGTAAGAATTTCATTGTTGAGAACTTATCTTGCAGTGATATGCTTGAggaaatatagttttttttttccaaaatttgtttGTTTCGTGAGAGAGTATGTTGGCAGCCATCTTCTTTATATGAGTATGGAAAAGCCATAACAAATAATTTGTTACAAGGATGTCATGACTGGGTTTTTTGGTAGAAAGCCTGTTATGGATGAGCCTTATGGAAATAGTCTATATTAATTACAGATAGAGTTTGCTATGTTGGTGATGGTGCATTCATCTTTGTGTTAGAAACAGATATTAAAAGTACATATTGAGCATTATATTGTGGAAATTCATTTCAGggaacttttgttattttggagtCAAAACCAGTTGGACAATTAGGTAAATTTTAGTCTGTTTATGTCAACATAAAGGTCCTTTTGAAGGCATTTTCATCACCACTAGGTGGTTCGTAAAACttagattttgtatttattagttTATCattggagtaatgctatatatcatatttatatCCTACAATGATAACGTGACAACTCCAACCAAcccttggattttttttattttattttttatttttttcaaataaggGTTGGTTAGAACGGcaatgtcatcattgtgggataaaaatatgatatatagcattactcttatcaTTGAGATcctataaaattacaaaacgTGAAAGTATTGCAAACTATCACATCTTTTTGAATTTAGGGTTTTGgttaaataaaattgtagatAGAGTCTGCAAGATATTTACATGTAAACTATGTTCCTGAAAAGATTATAAGGATATATGTAAACGGCATACTAGCATTTAActatagagtaataaaaaatattaaagaaattagGAAAGCTCAATATAATTGTTTCCTGGTTGGGTAGAAACTATGGAGCCCAATGGCTTTTATGGTTATGATATGGATCTGAGGGTGTTGACAAACATGGTGTGTTTTCTATGCTATTACGTTTTGTCCAGTTTACTAATGTTTTCAGGCCTGGCaactaataaattttttactagCAGTAATATCTTTTAACCAAGTATTAGGAAGATGGGATGATGATGACTTTATTTTGTGAAATAGGTATTTTGCAAGGACTTACATTATGTATGTTTTCATTTACCCTAAAACTAATGAAAAAAGTACAggaagaaaatcaatttttattgaaatgcTTTGAGCAACTATATGTTGGAATTAATATATCAAATAATGTGCTTCTAGCATTCAATTTCTACAGGGATAGATAGAATATTTTAGAAACTACTTTGTACTTTGTACTTGGTTATTAATTTGATTGTTATATTTACGAATCTGTTATCTTTATTATTCTTCCTTGTTTCACGGCAAGGATGTCTGTTCAAAGATCATTCTAATAATTGACATTTGTGATGTTGTAGGCATTATTAAAGGCAGGCATGCTGCCGATTCCTTTGAAGTGTTTACATAATTTGCGTATAAACTTTAGCTCTTCAGATGGCATGGATGACGATCTAGTCCCAGCAATAGCCTTACTTCTGAAAGGATTGTCTAATTTACAGGACTTGCTCATAACATGTTGGAACGACCCTAAATGTGAAGCTTATTCTACAGAAAAGGTACCTCATATGAT encodes:
- the LOC133873685 gene encoding putative FBD-associated F-box protein At5g56440, which codes for MVKQPKPPSSDRISILLDHIALHILSFLAMEDIARLSIVSKRWRALCISIPSLTFDSMQYESNHLKHDHFMDFLDRFILRRSGIKMPRFCVRWMSEKWYLEGFRVLTWLHYAVRSSVEVLDLELDIRSAGLLQMPLDVYRCESLRFLTVDLHGRILELPSSNGFTKLQSLTLKRVRVLDKLFVEQVLSFCESLDKLCLDSVKGISKINIRSSSLKFLEIRSYDYSDLFHINVSVDLLDELIVGWKFTSSGKRSLKIAAPHLKHLTWDGFGPDSYFLGNLKCLRSFALSLEELSNSSYLVKCFHSVKGIEDLVIHVQCLKALLKAGMLPIPLKCLHNLRINFSSSDGMDDDLVPAIALLLKGLSNLQDLLITCWNDPKCEAYSTEKARPLPEKASRFDTTYWESQKLTCIPHLKRVKMELIKGLLFGKNSSQLLKYIFKHARELEQIDIVCPSSWKSYILAKITECGVASTVRVSVVCVYPPDMPLDWVSDGVEDEDHAIEEDFHQVKKGARLKIKGRRELLNLKSSIDYGDASMPSRRRKGKAQVLEH